One genomic window of Nakamurella panacisegetis includes the following:
- a CDS encoding FMN-dependent NADH-azoreductase, with product MTLFRLDASIRTQGSASREIADIVESEWTAAHPGDKVERRHLGVDPLPSDVWAHAVTASYVPAAERTPEQAAAASLASSLLEELLQADAIVLAVPLYNFGVSQHVKTWFDLIITDPRAAGGARPLDGKPVVLVTVRGGAYGAGTPREGWDHSTAYLERILRDVWGADLTVVEREFTLVGVVPALDDFKDLAAQMHSAAHDAAREAGKALAAA from the coding sequence ATGACGCTCTTCCGTCTCGACGCCAGTATCCGCACGCAGGGATCGGCTTCCCGCGAGATCGCCGACATCGTCGAAAGCGAGTGGACCGCCGCGCACCCGGGCGACAAGGTCGAACGTCGGCACCTCGGTGTCGACCCGCTGCCGTCCGATGTCTGGGCGCACGCTGTGACCGCGAGCTACGTCCCGGCGGCCGAACGCACCCCGGAGCAGGCCGCCGCCGCTTCGCTGGCTTCGTCCCTGCTGGAGGAACTACTGCAGGCCGACGCCATCGTGCTCGCGGTCCCGCTGTACAACTTCGGGGTCTCCCAGCATGTGAAGACCTGGTTCGACCTGATCATCACCGACCCGCGGGCCGCAGGAGGCGCCCGACCACTGGACGGCAAGCCGGTCGTGCTGGTGACGGTTCGCGGCGGGGCCTACGGCGCCGGGACGCCGCGCGAGGGATGGGACCACTCCACCGCCTACCTCGAGCGGATCCTGCGCGACGTGTGGGGGGCGGATCTCACCGTGGTCGAACGCGAGTTCACCCTGGTCGGAGTGGTCCCTGCCCTGGACGATTTCAAGGACCTTGCGGCCCAGATGCACAGCGCCGCACACGATGCGGCGCGCGAGGCGGGTAAGGCCCTCGCTGCGGCCTGA
- a CDS encoding DUF2255 family protein yields the protein MTIPWRPEELRLIGQADEVHIATTRGDGTFGPAVPVWVVRVRDQLYVRTWYRRDTGWFGRAMRSHRARIARPTGPFDVVLQDVADDHSVTTDVSTAYRAKYARYGAATVDAMVTTAAAATTLRLTRAV from the coding sequence ATGACCATCCCGTGGCGGCCCGAGGAGTTGCGACTGATCGGCCAGGCCGACGAGGTGCACATCGCGACCACCCGCGGCGACGGGACGTTCGGACCGGCCGTACCGGTATGGGTCGTTCGCGTCCGGGACCAGCTCTACGTTCGGACCTGGTACCGACGCGACACGGGCTGGTTCGGCCGCGCGATGAGATCACACCGGGCCCGGATCGCTCGGCCCACCGGCCCATTCGATGTCGTCCTGCAGGACGTCGCGGACGACCACAGCGTGACGACAGACGTCAGCACCGCCTACCGCGCCAAGTACGCCCGCTACGGCGCAGCGACCGTGGATGCAATGGTGACTACCGCCGCAGCCGCAACCACCCTGCGGCTGACCCGTGCCGTCTAA
- a CDS encoding DUF4389 domain-containing protein, translating to MRPGRVVALIIGCLLVLPGVGLIFGGGALGAAYAFGRNNDGYFQVSLSDLSADGAAITAHSPVLSTDMNTPGWLIESLRTDVRLTVTGSGQRPVFIGIGPSADVDAYLRGVAQDEITSIRSSGRPGYRSTAGTAATPPTAQHFWAASANGAGTQRLAWSLTSGRWEVVVMNADGSTGVSTAAVVEIRAPFLLPLALILFVIGLVVTAGGVVLIVVGASGRPRSPVGAGELVAPEAFPVVGAATEERPVMLAATLDPGLSRWQWLVKWFLAIPHLFVLGFLWIAFVVLTVVAGFAILFTGRYPRSLFDFNLGVLRWSWRVSYYAFSGGIGTDRYPPFTLAEVPDYPARIEIAYPVQLSRGLVLVKWWLLAIPHYLILGLLASNWWSWSGAGHDRFNGYPFGGGGVLGILVFIAGCALLFTGRYPRSLFDLVVGINRWIFRVIAYAALMTDHYPPFRLDQGGSEPSPPPTLGPGDSHVPNPVNTGGQP from the coding sequence GTGAGACCAGGCAGAGTCGTCGCATTGATCATCGGTTGCCTGCTCGTGCTGCCCGGCGTGGGCCTGATCTTCGGCGGTGGGGCTCTCGGGGCGGCCTATGCGTTCGGCCGGAACAACGACGGGTACTTCCAGGTGAGCCTGTCCGATCTGAGTGCCGACGGCGCCGCGATCACCGCGCACAGCCCGGTCCTGTCCACCGACATGAACACCCCGGGCTGGCTGATCGAATCCCTGCGCACCGATGTCCGGCTCACCGTCACCGGAAGCGGGCAGCGGCCGGTCTTCATTGGGATCGGCCCGTCCGCCGACGTGGATGCCTACCTCCGCGGGGTGGCCCAGGACGAGATCACCTCGATCAGGTCCTCCGGACGGCCGGGTTATCGCAGCACCGCCGGTACGGCGGCGACCCCCCCGACGGCTCAACACTTCTGGGCCGCATCGGCCAACGGCGCCGGCACGCAGCGTCTGGCCTGGAGCCTGACCAGTGGACGCTGGGAGGTGGTGGTGATGAACGCGGACGGCTCGACCGGTGTCTCGACCGCCGCCGTCGTCGAGATCAGAGCGCCGTTCCTGCTGCCCCTGGCGCTGATCCTGTTCGTCATCGGGCTCGTCGTGACCGCCGGTGGCGTCGTGTTGATCGTGGTCGGCGCATCCGGGCGGCCCCGATCGCCGGTCGGGGCCGGGGAACTGGTTGCCCCGGAGGCCTTTCCGGTCGTCGGTGCGGCAACCGAGGAGCGTCCGGTCATGCTGGCGGCGACCCTGGACCCCGGCCTGTCCCGGTGGCAGTGGCTGGTGAAGTGGTTCCTGGCCATTCCGCACCTGTTCGTGCTGGGCTTCCTGTGGATCGCCTTCGTGGTGCTGACCGTGGTCGCCGGATTCGCGATCCTGTTCACCGGTCGGTATCCCCGCTCGTTGTTCGATTTCAACCTGGGCGTGCTGCGCTGGTCCTGGCGGGTGTCGTACTACGCCTTCAGTGGCGGTATCGGCACCGACCGGTACCCGCCGTTCACCCTGGCCGAAGTGCCGGACTACCCGGCGAGAATCGAGATCGCTTATCCGGTGCAGCTTTCCCGTGGTCTGGTCCTGGTGAAATGGTGGTTGCTGGCCATCCCGCACTACCTCATCCTGGGTCTGCTGGCCAGCAACTGGTGGTCGTGGAGCGGGGCCGGCCATGACCGGTTCAACGGCTATCCGTTCGGCGGCGGGGGTGTTCTCGGGATCCTGGTGTTCATCGCCGGCTGTGCGTTGTTGTTCACCGGGCGCTATCCCCGTTCCCTGTTCGACCTGGTTGTCGGAATCAACCGTTGGATCTTCCGGGTCATCGCGTACGCGGCGCTGATGACGGACCACTATCCGCCGTTCCGGCTGGACCAGGGCGGATCCGAGCCATCCCCACCGCCGACCCTCGGGCCGGGTGACTCCCACGTACCCAACCCGGTCAACACCGGGGGTCAGCCATGA
- a CDS encoding dienelactone hydrolase family protein, with the protein MTKVEIDRRPSLNNVLITSPTRPVPGYLATPLGAGPWPGVVVIHDVLGMSRDLRDQVDWLAGAGYLTVAPDLFGRRNRVACMISVMRDVRAQRGRTYDDIAAARAWLIDRSDCTGEVGVIGFCLGGGLALMMAPGHGFGAASVNYGTAAKEFYSPDFLRSACPIVGSYGGRDSTMRGVADRLDRVLTEVGVEHDVKEYPDAGHEFLNDHERAGDPSPLLFRVLGKLTPGDGYHPESARDARRRIVAFFDAHLKPKGSAPQADSEHPVQMAEAPSPNATRSAGAQGSDEPSN; encoded by the coding sequence ATGACGAAGGTCGAGATCGATCGACGGCCCAGCCTGAACAACGTCCTCATCACCAGCCCCACCCGTCCGGTCCCGGGCTACCTGGCCACCCCTCTCGGCGCCGGTCCGTGGCCGGGCGTCGTGGTGATCCATGACGTGTTGGGCATGAGCCGCGACCTCCGTGATCAGGTCGACTGGCTGGCCGGGGCGGGATATCTGACCGTGGCGCCGGACCTGTTCGGCCGCCGGAACCGGGTGGCCTGCATGATCTCGGTGATGCGGGACGTCCGGGCCCAGCGGGGCCGGACGTACGACGACATCGCCGCGGCCCGGGCCTGGCTGATCGACCGGTCCGACTGCACCGGCGAGGTCGGGGTGATCGGCTTCTGTCTCGGGGGCGGCCTGGCCCTGATGATGGCGCCCGGACACGGGTTCGGCGCGGCGAGCGTGAACTACGGCACCGCCGCGAAGGAGTTCTACTCACCGGACTTCCTGCGTTCCGCTTGTCCGATCGTCGGCAGCTACGGCGGGCGGGACTCCACCATGCGGGGCGTCGCGGACCGCCTGGATCGAGTCCTGACCGAGGTCGGGGTCGAACACGACGTCAAGGAATATCCGGACGCCGGCCACGAGTTCCTCAACGACCACGAAAGGGCCGGCGACCCGTCTCCGCTGCTGTTCCGGGTGCTGGGGAAACTGACGCCGGGAGATGGCTACCACCCGGAGTCCGCCCGTGACGCCCGCCGCCGGATCGTTGCCTTCTTCGACGCGCACCTGAAGCCGAAAGGTTCTGCGCCGCAGGCGGATTCGGAGCATCCGGTGCAGATGGCGGAGGCCCCGTCGCCGAACGCCACGCGGTCGGCCGGTGCACAGGGCAGCGACGAACCATCCAACTAG